A segment of the Hyperolius riggenbachi isolate aHypRig1 chromosome 8, aHypRig1.pri, whole genome shotgun sequence genome:
TCCCATGTACTTCTTCCTGAGCAACCTATCACTGGTGGACATCTGTTTCACGTCCAGCACAATCCCGACCCTTCTCTCATCCCTCCTTTCCAACAAGTGGTCACTTAGCTTCATATCTTGTGTCACTCAGATGTTTTCCTTCATCTCTTTCGGCAACTTGGAGAACAACATCTTGGCCGTCATGGCATATGACCGTTATGTGGCCATCTGCAGCCCGCTGAGGTACTCCTTGAAGATGAACCACAGTATATGTGTTGTGTTGGTCGTCATCTCATGGATAGCTGCCTGTTCTCATTCTCTTCTACACGTCCTCATGTTGACCGCTCTTCGATATTTTGGAGTAAAAAAGGTTAATCATTTTTTCTGTGAAATCTCACAAGTACTGTCCGTGGCCGATTCAGACACGTCGTCAAACTTCTCCCTTattgtgacagagggggcggTGTCCGTTGCCATACCTTTCCTATGCATCATCCTCTCTTACACGTTCATCTTGGTGGCACttttccgccttcagtctacTGCTGGTAGGCACAAGTCCTTCTCGACTTGTTCTTCTCATCTGACAACGGTCTGCCTGTTCTACGGGACAATAACCTCAGTTTATTTCCGACCATCTGGCGGAGCAGCTGGAATTGGGGAAAGGGCGGCTACCTTGGGGTACACCTTACTCACGCCAATGCTGAATCCCATCATCTACGGCTTAAGAAATGACGCAATGAAGAGAGTAATGGGTAAAGTTTTTCAGCGGAAAATATAAAAGTATAAATTTGCCCAGAGCAAAGATAAAGGAAGGTGTATAACCTGGTACACACATGAGAGTTTTGTTACCCAAAATAGTCAGTAGTACACATTTTGGGGTGGATGTTTTGGAATGATCACTGTATGGACATACTGTACAGCCCCCATCTGAGCAGCGGGTTCTACTTTATGGAGAGAAGAGGTGGGAGGAGACGCAAGCAGCACTGCACTGTGGGAGCTTTCTTTGAAATTTCTTCAGAGCAAAAGGGCTATCAGTCAAGATGATAAATACTGGCCGATCTCAGCCGAAGAGTTCAATGACATCAGGGGACAGCTGTACGCACTTCAGATTTTCAGCAGACTCAATCAAAAATAGTTTTGGCCAAAGAAAATCTAAAGTGTGCTTTGTAGCTTTAGAATTAGAAGTGTTTGTTGATGGTGGGTTAAGAGCATTTGTAATGGTTAGTTTAAGGTTTAGAGTTTATGGGCCATATCCTAAGTGCTGGCTAGTTCTTAATTCAGGTGAGGGGAGCTTCGCCTTATCCTACTTAATTTAACACCCCTGTAGCAGAAAATaattcgcttgggcgatataatctcttagcaggcccggccctagactttttgccgcctgaggcgatCTTCAAAAAAAGGGGGTCGCCACAGATAACCGAAGCCCCCCACGTAGCTGCGCTGGAAACTCCTAGCAATTTACATACCACCGCAAAAACTTcctccgcctctcgccgcaagtgccggcgctgtaattacagtgttct
Coding sequences within it:
- the LOC137527272 gene encoding olfactory receptor 1f45-like produces the protein MLAANFSTLQFDLLGFSDFPQIRVYLLMVFFIMYLMTLSGNLTILSCIAYDQSLHSPMYFFLSNLSLVDICFTSSTIPTLLSSLLSNKWSLSFISCVTQMFSFISFGNLENNILAVMAYDRYVAICSPLRYSLKMNHSICVVLVVISWIAACSHSLLHVLMLTALRYFGVKKVNHFFCEISQVLSVADSDTSSNFSLIVTEGAVSVAIPFLCIILSYTFILVALFRLQSTAGRHKSFSTCSSHLTTVCLFYGTITSVYFRPSGGAAGIGERAATLGYTLLTPMLNPIIYGLRNDAMKRVMGKVFQRKI